GCAGCACGAAGATCGCGATGAACACCAGGGTCAGCAGCGGCGCGCTTTTGGCTTCCACCGGCGAGCCGAACAGGATCGAGCACAGCGACAGCAGCACGAACGCGGCGGTGGTGGTGTTGACGGTTTCCCAGCCCAGGCGCGACATCAGCGACACCAGGGTCGGGCCGATGTTGCCACGCACGCCGAAGATCGCCCGCGACAGGGTCAGGCTCGGTGCGCGGCCACGACGACCGGCGATGGAAATGATGCCGACCACCGCGAAGGAGCCAGCAGCGCCGAGAATCGCGACGATGATCGCCTGCCAGATCGCCAATCCGCGAAACGCCACCAGCGTGGCCCCCAGCGGCAAGCCGAGGATGGAAATGTTGGCGGCGAACCAGACCCAGAACAGTTGCAGCGGATGGCCGTTGCACTCCGCTTCCGGGACCGGCTCGATCCCCCGGGTTTCCAGCTGCCCGGCGCTTTGCCCGGCGTTAGATGAACTCATGTAAAAGGCTCCTGTTGCCATTTTTGTGGTTGTGGGCAATTGCAGAAATCGACAAAACATCCCGGCGGTCCTGGCCGTGTTGTGCGATCCATTGCGGTGAATAATTCAATAAAGCGGCGCGCCCCTGTAGGAGCGAGCTTGCTCGCGATGGTGGCCCAGACACCGCAGGGATTCAGACATCCCGCGTTATCGTTGACGACCATCGCGGGCAAGCCCGCTCCTACAGGTCAGCGTAGTGCGAGCAGCCCTTGCACCAAAGGCTCCAGCTCCAACCCGTTGACGGCCTTGACCTGTTCGATCATCGCGGCCGGCCAGCTTTCAAGGCCCAGGCAGGCCCCCAGCATAGCCCCGAGAATCGCGGCGATGGTGTCGGTGTCGCCACCCAGGCCCGCCGCCATGCACAGCGCGTCGAAGGCGTTCATCTCGCCAATGGCCACTTGCTGGGCCAGGGCAAAGGACACCACCACCGATTCCTGCGACGCCACCGAGGTGCCGATCACGTCGTACAGCAGGTCCGCGAGCAAGGCCTTGTCATGGTCGACGCTGATGGTACGCGCCCAACTGATGCGCGAGGCAATGCGTCCGCCCGCGACCCAGTGACCATGTTCCTCGGCCTGCTGCGCAATCTGCTGGCCAAGATTCAAGGCCTCGCCCAGGTCCACGCCATTGATGCCGGCCGAGACCACCGCCGCCACCGCCGCCGCGCTGGAAATGCCCAGGGTGGTGTTGTGGGTGACCTGGCAGGCCTGCACCACGGCGGCGATGAACGTCTGCGGCGCGGACACATCGGCGGCGATGCCCACTGGAGTGATGCGCATCGCGGCGCCGTTGGTGGTGCCGTAACGCCCGGCTTCCTCGGGGGAGTGCCCGGCGAGGATCATCTCGATGGCGCGCTTGGTCGAAGGGCCGAGCAAGTCCTGCGAGCCCTTGGCCTGCATCACCGCTTCCCATTCGATCAGGCGCTGGGCCAGCACCGCCGGCTCGATGCTGCCCTTGCCGTCGATCAACAACTGGCCGACCAGGATCGCCTGTTCGGTGTCGTCGGTGATCGAGCCCTTGGGCATGTTCGCGGCGATCGGTTGATGCGGGCCGGCGTCTTCCAGGCGGGTAATGTCACCGAAGCGTGCCTGGATCTGGGCACGGCTCAGGGATTGGGTCGGCATGCCCAGCGCATCGCCCAGGGCCAGTCCGTAGAACGCGCCCAGGGCACGGTCGAGCGCAGTCATGGTGTATTTCCAAATTGCAGGTGCAGGCGAAAGTGCACGGGATCGAGCAGGCTTTCGACCTGCTCCATGAAACGGTTCTGCCGGTCGTAGGTGGTCCGCAGGGCCTTGAGGAATACGGTACCGGTTGGGCGTCCGAGCAGCTCGGCGTCTTCGGCGTTCAAAGGCTCGGCGCCGATCCATTGATCGCCACGCTCACCGATGTAGCCGTAGGCGGCCAGGGTGATGGTCAGGGAATTGTCGATCAGGCCAACCCGCGGCAGGCTTTCCAGGCCTCCGGTGGCGGGCATCAGGGAGCGTTCAAGGGAGACCAGCGTGCCGTCGTTGGCGCGACGGCGGCGGTCGAGGGTGATGAACTGGTCGGTGCCGAAGCGCGACAGCAGGTCCGGTCGCGTGACCGCCTCCAGGCGCAGCACTTCGGTATTGACCAGCGCCCCGCTGTCGGCCAATGCCTGCGCCCAGCCACTGCGCTGGTCGAGCACCACGCCGTCGAAGGTGACGATGGAACCTACCCCGCTTTGCGTCGCAATGTATTTGCGCCGTTTCAATTCGGCCAGCGCCTCACGCAGCGTGCCGCGGCTGACCTTGAATTCCTGAGCCAACTGATGCTCGCCCGGCAACAGAAAACCGTCTTCCAGCAGACCGCTTTCAATGCGCCGGATGAGCTCGTCGACCACCCGTTGTTTCTTGTCGAATCGTACCTGTCTAATCATGTACAAATTGATACCCGAAACATGATGTTACGGGCAAGGAATATTAAGAGAGGTGACAGGTGGAGGGCTGACCGCTGCGCGGTCAATCGCGAGCAAGCTCGCTCCTACAGGGGGTCGTATTTCAACTGTAGGAGCGAGCTTGCTCGCGATAGCAAATCAGATCAACACAACACTCAGCGCTGCTTCAACCGGTCAATCACCACCGCCAGCAGCAGGATCGAACCGCGAATCACATACTGGTAGAAGGTGTCGATGTTCTTCAGGTTCATCGCGTTCTCGATGATCGCCAGGATCAGCACCCCGGCAATCACGTGGCGGATCATGCCGATCCCGCCGCTCAACGACACGCCGCCCAATACGCAGGCCGAGATCACCGTCAGTTCGAAACCCTGGCCGATCATCGGCTGGCCAGAGGTCATGCGCGAGGCCAGGATCACCCCGGCCAGTGCGCCGATCACGCCATGCACGGCGAAGATGATGATCTTGGTGCGGTCAACGTTGACCCCGGCCAGCAGCGCCGCTTCCTGGTTGCCGCCGATGGCCATGGTGTTGCGCCCGTAGGTGGTGTAGTTCAGCAGCCAGCCGAAAAACAGGAAGCAGACGATGGTGATCAGAATCGGCACCGGCACGCCGAACAACTGGCCATTGCCATAGACGAAGAACGATTCCTGCGACACGCCCACCGCCTTGCCATTGGCAAAGATGTAGGCCAGGCCACGCACGATCTGCATGGTCGCCAGGGTGGTGATCAAGGCGTTGACCCGCAGCTTGGCGATCACGATGCCGTTGATCAGCCCGACGATCAGCCCCATGCACAGCGCCGCCGCCACGCCAAGGAACACGCTGTCGGTGTCGCGCATCACCACTGCTGCCACCACGCCGGCGCAAGCGATCACCGAGCCCACCGACAAGTCGAAATGCCCCGATGCCAGGCAATACAACATGGTGCACGCGGCAATGCCGGTGGTGGAAATCGCCAGGCCCAGGCCACGCATGTTCAAAGGCGAAAGGAAGTTGTCGATCAGCAACGTGCAGAGCACGAAGATCCCGATGGCCGCCGCGAGCATCGCCCAGTCATCGAGAAAGCGACGCAGGTCCAGGGGTTTGCGCGCCGTCGGCAGGGTTTCGTTTTGGGTCGTCATCATAGTCACCTCTCAGTTCGCCACGCCGTCAGCGCGTTGGCGCGGCAAAGCCAGTTGCAGCAGGTTGGATTCATTGGCCTGTTCGCGGCTCAGCTCGCCGCGCATCGCCCCTTCGCACATCACCAGGATGCGGTCGGAAATGCCCATCACTTCCATCAGGTCGCTGGACACCACGATCACCGAAATGCCGCTGGCGGCCAGGTTGTGGATGATCTGGTAGATCTCGGCCTTGGCACCGATGTCGATGCCACGGGTGGGCTCGTCGAGCAGCAGGACCTTCATCGGCATCGACAGCCAGCGCCCGAGGATCGCCTTCTGCTGGTTGCCTCCGGAAAGGAACTTGATCTGCTGGCCGGCATGCGGCGTCTTCACCCGCAGCGCCTTGATCTGCTTGTCGGCGTTGTCCTTTTCCCAGAGGCCGCGAATCAGGCAGCGCAAACCGGAATGGGCAGGACGCGCGCTGATGTTGATGTTCTCGGCAACGCTGGCCAGGGGAATGATGCCCTCCTTCTTGCGGTCTTCCGGGCACAGCAGGATGCCGGCGGCAATCGCGTCCCGTGGCGAGCGCAGGTTGAGTTCGTGGCCGCGCAATTCCAGGCGCCCGGCGGTGCTGCGTTCCAGGCCGCTGAATAGGCGGAACAGCTCGGTACGACCGGCCCCCACCAGACCGAACAAGCCGAGGATCTCGCCCTTGTGCGCATCGAAACTCACCGGCTCGCGCAGGCCCGGCCCGAGCAGGCCGGCAACGCGCAACGCCACCGCGCCGCGTTTGCGCGGACGGTAATCGTAGATGTCCTGGATATCGCGACCGACCATGCAAGTGACCAGTTGATCGTGAGTCAGCTCGTTCATGTCCTCGAACGTGCGCACGTAACGGCCATCCTTGAACACCGTCACCGCGTTGCAGATGCGGAACACCTCTTCCATGCGATGGGAGACGTAGAGCACCACTTTGCCCTCATCGCGCAGGCGACCGATGATCGCCATCAGCCGATCAATCTCCCGCGCCGAGAGGCTGCTGGTCGGCTCGTCGAAGGCAATCACATGCGCACCACGGGACAACGCCTTGGCGATTTCCACCAGTTGCCGCTGGCCCAGGGACAGGCGCCCGACCTTCTCCTGCGGATCAATTTCGTCGGCCAGGCCCTTGAGGCAAGCCAGCGCCTGCTGACGCAAGGCGCCGCGATTGATCAGGCCGAAACTGGCGGGCAGATGCCCGAGAAACAGGTTTTCGGCGACGGTCATTTCCGGCACCAGGTGCAGTTCCTGGTGGATCACCGCCACGCCGCTGGCGATGCTGTCGGCGGTGGACTTGAACGCCATCGTCCGCTCACCTATCTGTAAGTCACCGCTGCTCGGTGTGTAGGCTCCGCCGAGAATTTTCAGCAGGGTCGATTTGCCGGCGCCGTTCTCGCCCATCAAGGCATGGACCTGGCCCGGATGCGCGACGAAGCTGATGCCGTCCAGCGCCTTCACGCCGGGAAAGGTCTTGCCGATCCCGTTGAAACGCAGACTGCCGCCGGCGCTGTCCTGTTGTGTCTGTAGTTGCGCGTGCATAAACCACCTCATCCCACGGATCGGGCAGCCCCGTCGCCGGGGCCGCCGAGGAAATCAACCGTGCCTCAGTTCCACAGGCCGATCTTTTCCAGTTCCTGCTTGAAGTTGTCCCGCGTGATCAGTGTCACGTCGTCCATTGCCGTGTACTTCGGCGGTTCCTTGCCGGTGGTGATCCACTCGTACATCATGGCGGCGGTGTTGTAGCCCTCGATGTGCGGGCTAGGCAGCATCGAGCCGAAGAAGCCGCTGTTGGGCTTTTTCAGCTCGCCGATGGCGTCGGTGCCGTTGATGCCGATGCCGATCACGTTGGCCGCGGCAAAACCGGCGCTCTCGGTGGCGCGCACGCCGCCCAGCACGGTGTTGTCGTTCATGCCGCCGATGATCAGGTTCTTCGCCGCACCCGGCAGTTTCACCAGCGCCGAGTTGGTGGCGTCCATGCTGCCCGGGACGTCGAGGGTTTTCAGGGCCGAGAACAGGATGTGGTCTTTCGGCATCCCGGCGTCTTCCAGGGCCTTGACCGAGCCGTCGGTGCGTTTCTTGCCGGTGTCCAGCTCGTTGAAGGTGTTGATCACCGCGTAGGTGTCCTTCCAGTCCCAGTTACGCTTCTTCGCTTCGGCGGCCATCGCCGCGCCCTGCTTCTGGCCGACCTCGAAGGCGGCCATGCCCAGGTAAGGCACGTCTTCCATGAACTTGCCGCTAGCGTCGACGAAGCGGTCGTCCACGGCAATCACTTTGAGGTCATTGAGCTTGGCCTTGGCCATGATCGCCGGGCCCAGGGACACGTCCGGCGGGCAGATCACGAAGCCCTTGGCGCCGTTGGCGGCCAGGCTGTCGATGGCCGACAGGGTTTTCTCACCGTCCGGCACGGCGATCTTGATCACGGTAAAGCCTTTGTCCTTGCCGGCTTTTTCCGCGAACGCCCACTCGGTCTGGAACCAGGGCTCCTCGGCCTGCTTGACCAGAAAACCGATCTTCACTTCCTCGGCTGCCAGCAGCGAACTGCTCAGGCTGACCGCAGTGACCGCCAGGGCGACACGGCACAGGGAACGGATCCCACGACGACGATTCATAAGCTGACTCCTTGTTATTTTTTTTGAGCGTTTAGTTGAAAAGCCAATCAAGCGTTACAGCGAATAGTCATATCGTATGATGATTGGATTACAGGCGTACTTCTGCGCCTGTAGGCCCGGTTACTCAGTCGTGATACAGCACCGAGCGACCACCATCGACGGTGATACATGCAGCATTGATGAACGGCGCTTCATCGCTGGCCAGGAACACGGCGGTCATCGCCACTTCCATCGGCTGGCCGATGCGGCGCGGCGGATGCAGGTCGAGCGCGCGCTGGCGTTCGGCATGCGGGTCGGCAAAACCGTTCCAGTAGTCGATGTTCAACTGGGTTTCGATGTAGCCCGGAGCGATGGCGTTGACCCGGATGCCCTGGGGCGCGTACTCGATGCCCAGCGCGCGGGTCAGGCCGAGCAGGCCATGCTTGGCCACCGGGTAAGGAAAGCAGCCGGGAATGATGTGGCTGGAATGGGTCGAGGCGATGTTGATGATGCTGCCGACGCCCTGCTCGATCATCTGCGGCAGCACCGCCTTGCATCCGAACCAGGCGCCGTCCAGGTCGATGGCGAAGCAGCGGCGCCAGTCCTCTTCGGTCATCTTGAGCGGATCGCGGAACACATTGACGCCGGCGCAGTTGACCAGCACGTCGATGCGGCCATGGCGCTCGACCGCCAGCTTCGCCATCGCGTGCAGGTCCTGCTGGCTGGACACGTCGGCGCGGATTGCCTGGACATCGAAGCCCCGGTCGCGCCAGTGCGCCGCCACCGTTTCGACTTTTTCACCCTGGATGTCACTGATGACCAGACGGGCCTGCTGGCAGGCGAAGGCTGCGACAATGGCCTCACCGATGCCCTGGGCGGCGCCGGTCAGCAGCACGACCTTGTCTTTCAGGCGCTCGCCCTTCGGCGGCTCGGGCACCGCAGGCAGCGAAAGACGCTCAGCCATGTGCCCGAACTCCCTTTTTCAGGCACGACAAAAACCGGGCATCGGTCGATGTCCGGTTGAAAAACCTGTAGGTAAATCGTTTCATCACTTCACCCGTCTTGTTCTTTTAAGTGTGAGTGCGTGCAACTGATGGAGCCGACTATAAACCTGACCGGCAAATAATCTCAATATATAATTTTACATCCCATATTTTGGGATTTAACCGGCAAATCTCGTACAGCGTTTTCCTGGCACATCCACCTCAAGCGCCAGTACGGCCCCATCCAGCGGGTGCCCGAGCGGGCTTGCAGCACTGGTGATGTACAGGGTTTTCAGTTCCGGACCACCGAACACGCAACTGGTGGGGCGGCTGATCGGCAGCTCGATGATCCGATCCACCTGCCCTTCGGGCGTCAGCCGGAGCAGGCAACTGCCATCCCAGCGCGCATTCCAGATAAAACCTTCGGCGTCCATCGCCGAGCCGTCGGGGCCGCCGCGCTGATGCGGGCCGAACCATGCCTGTGCCGGCTCGAGGCTGCCATCGGTGCGGATGAAATGCCGGTAGATCGTGGCATCCAGGCTGTCGGCGAAATACAGCGTGGTGCCGTCGTCGCCCCACAGCAGGGTGTTGGGAATGCCCAGGCTGCGCAGCAATGGCGTAACCCGTGCATCACGGTCAATGCGAAACAAGCCACCGGAACGTCGCACCAGCGGCAGGTCCTCGCCGTTTTCACCAATGTTGTTCTGCATGGTGCCCAGCCAGAGCCGGCCCTGGGCATCGCAACGGGCCTCATTGCCACGGTTGCCCGGTTGCGGATCGGCGACACACAACAGTGTCAGCCGCGGTTCGAGCCCTGGCGAATCCAGATCCAGCCGATAGACGCCACTGCTCAAGGTCACCAGCGCATCACCCTGTTCACAGGGAATGAACGCAGACACGTGCTCGGGCATCTGCCAGATCTGCACATTGGCGCCGATGAGACGCAGGGCCTGACGGCCGATGATATCGACCCAGTATAGCGCCTGGGTGGGGGCATCCCAGAACGGGCCTTCGCCCAGTTGCGCGCGGTGTTCGGTGACTGCGGTCCAACTCATGAAACCTCCGGCATTGTTGTTCTTATAGGGGGCAAGCGGGGTCAACCGGCTTTTTTGTCGGCCATGACTTGTGGGTAAAACCGTTTGATGGCCAGGTCGGCGTTGTCGATCAGGGTCATGCAGGCCCACACACCTCGCGCCGAATCACGGCCGGCGATGGCATCAGCCATTTCCTTGTGGGTGGGCAACGTGCGGCGCAGCTCGTCGGGGTCAGCGGCGGACACCTCGAACGACACCGCCAGCAACGCGCCGAGGGCCGGAACCATCTGTTCGATGAACTGGTTATGGCTGGCGGCCAGGATGCATTCGTGGAAAAAGCGATCGGCGCGGTTGTAGTCGACACCGCTGCTGACGGCACGCTCCAGGGCGTTGTAGGCCAGCAGAATGGCGTCGACCTGCTCCACTGTCGCGCGCTCGCAGGCCCAGCGCACGGCCATGGGTTCGATGGTGCGGCGCAGGTCGAGCAGGTCGTCGACGAAATTTTCCGGCAGGCCACTGCGCGACAGCCAGCCGACGACTTGCGGATCGAACAGGTTCCAGCGGCGCACCGGCAATACCCGCGTGCCGACCTTGGGCCCGACTTCGAGCATGCCCTTGGCGACCAGGGTCTTGATGGCTTCGCGGATGACGGTGCGGCTGACACCCAGTTGTTCGCCGAGATCGGCTTCGACCTTGAGGGTTTCGCCCGGCTTCACCTGGCCCGCGGCAATCCGGCGACCCAGCCAATCGACCGTCGATGCGTGAAAGCTGCTGGACATGGACACCTCGAAAGCTGATCGCTGTGGTGGCCCACGCTAATCATCATACGATTGGGTGTCAATTTGAATTTTCAGGATTTGGCGAACATTACCCACTGTGGGAGCGAGCCTGCTCGCGATTACGGTGTGTCAGTCACTACTTCAACAACTGGCAGACAGCAATCGCGAGCAGGCTCGCTCCCACAGTGAGGGATGTCTTGATGCGCGGGGTCTTCAGGGCTCAAGACCAATGGGGAAAAACTGCCCCCCACTCCAAACCCCCAACCATCGCTGCCCGTCAATCTCCCGGCTCACCGCCAGTTCCACCATCTGGTAGAACACATTGCGATGAATCAGCGCTTCGAGGTTGCTGCGCACATGGACATAGGGGGCAGGCTCCTGGGTCGCCGGGTCGATCATCACGCGAATCGGGTGCTCGGCGCCGGCCTCGGTGGTCTCTTCGACATTGGTGGTGAAGCTCAGCACCTGCGCCTCCCCCTCGCCCTGCACTTGCAGGGTGACGGCGACAAAGGGGGCGTCATCGACGGTGATCCCGACCTTCTCGACCGGGGTCACCAGGAAGTAATCATCGCCGTCGCGGCGGATGATGGTGGAGAACAGCTTGACCATCGGCTTGCGTCCGATCGGCGTGCCCAGGTAATACCAGGTGCCGTCGCGGGCGATGCGCATGTCGATGTCGCCGCAGAACGCGGGGTTCCATAAGTGGACCGGTGGCAAGCCTTGGGTCTTGGGGATCTGCCCCAGCAAGTCGTTGGCTTTTTGCGGGCCACTCATGGCGTTCTCCTGAAATTTATTGGTCGCTGAGCCCCAGCAGGCTGCGCGCGTACTGTTCCAGCGGCGGGCCCATCAGGTCTTCCGGCTTTTTGTCGTGGAACGTCAGTAAACCGCCACGACTCTTGATGCGTGCAGTATCAATCAAATACTGGGTGCTGGTCTCGATCAACATGATCTGAATGACGCCGGTATCGACACCGAGGCGATCCACGGCCTCCTGGTCCAGCCATTCATCGGAGTTGCCGATACGGTCGTCCGCCTTGGCGAAACGCGTGTAGAGCAGATAGTGCGCGCCCACCGCGCGGGCCTCGCCCATGGCTTCGTCCAGGCCTTCCGGCGCCCGCGCGCGGCGGACCATCGGGAAGTATTCGATGAAACCGTCGAACGCCACTTCGGCGATGACGTTGGGGCGTGGATACACGGCGCTGTTGGGCGGCGCGAAGGCACCCTGGGCAATGTAAACGAAGGAGTCCGGCTGAATGCGCAGGTTGTTCACCCGACGGCTGTCGCTATGGTCGAGCAGGCCCGCATCGCTCATGTGGTAGCGAGTCCCTTCGGCCATATCGCTGACATTCATGCAGCCACCAAGCGCCAAAACGGCCAGCAGCAAAACCAGGCTACGCATCCTACCCTCCAGAGGCCGGTGTCGGAAAACCGGCGAATGGCCAGGGGATGCAGCTTCCGCGCCAGCTCAACAGATGAGGTGACTGTTGAATCGCAATCGCGAGCAGGCTCGCTCCCACAGGGTCTGGATTAAACCCTGTGGGAGCGAGCCTGCTCGCGAAAAATGGATCAGCCGCCGATGATCTTCATGACGGTCGCACCACCGGAAAAAGCCACGTCCTGCTTGTCGCCCAGGGCCTTGACCAGGAGGCGCTGCAAGGCCGGCAAGGCCTGGTGGCGTGGTTTGTCCAGCAAATCGCCGACATAGTGACGGTTGCTCGACGACAGACAGCCATGCAGCCAGCCGGTCGACGACAGGCGCAAGCGCGAGCAGGTACGGCAGAACGGCACGCTTTCGTTGGCAATCACGCCGAAGTAGCCCTGCCCCGGGATCTCGTAGCGCACCGCCGTGGCATCCACAGGCGCGTCGGCCTGGAGGTATTCGTACTGCTCGCCAATCAGGCTCAGCAACTGTTGCAGGCTGACAAACTGTTGCAGGAATGCGTTGGAATCGCTGGCCAGGTGGCCCATGCGCATCAACTCGATGAAACGCAGCTCATAGCCGCGCTCCAGGCAGTAATCGAGCAGCGGCATCACCTGATCCAGGTTCTGCCCGCGCAACGGCACCATGTTGACCTTGATCTTCATCCCGGCAGCGCTGGCCTGAGCCATGCCGTCGAGCACCGTGGCCAGATCGCCGCCACGGGCAATGCCGCGGAACGCGCCGGCATCCAGGGTATCGAGGGACACGTTGAGGCGGCGGATGCCGGCGTCTACCAGCAACGGCAGCTTTTTCGCCAGCAGTTGACCATTGGTCGTCAGGCTGATGTCTTCGAGCCCCATCTGCCCAACGGCGGCCATGAACGCTTCGAGTTTGGGACTGACCAGCGGCTCGCCACCGGTAATGCGCAAACGCTCGATGCCGGCAGCTTCGATCAGATACGCCACACCGCGCGCCATGGCCTCGGCCGACAGTTCATCCTGCGCAGCCACCAGCCGCTTACCGTTAGGCACGCAGTAGGTACAGGCGTAATTGCAGGCTGAGGTCAGGCTGATTCGCAGATTGCGGAAACGCCTGCCTTGACGGTCAACGATCATGATCACTCCGGCACAGGGAAATCGGACACGACAAAACTTGACTCACAAATCAAGTTTTAGCAAGTCCTATGCCTGAGTATATTCCTGAGGTACTGCGCCATATAGCAAAATCATGGCGCGATGACGCAACCAGATAACTCAGTTGCTCGGGGTGTCGGTATCGCGCTTGCGCTTGTTGCCCATGCGCACGCCGATGTCCATCAGGAACTGGAAGAAACCTTCCTGGTCCTCCAGCACATTGCTCCAGAACGGCGAGTGATACAGCGCCACCGCGCCGTGCACCAGCGCCCAGGACGCGCAGTAATGGAAATAAGGGGGAACGTCTTCGAGCTTGCCTTCACTGATCCGCCCCTTGATCAGCAGGGTCAGGCGTTCGAAGTTCGAAGCGCGAATCTT
This DNA window, taken from Pseudomonas sp. MYb118, encodes the following:
- a CDS encoding ADP-ribosylglycohydrolase family protein — protein: MTALDRALGAFYGLALGDALGMPTQSLSRAQIQARFGDITRLEDAGPHQPIAANMPKGSITDDTEQAILVGQLLIDGKGSIEPAVLAQRLIEWEAVMQAKGSQDLLGPSTKRAIEMILAGHSPEEAGRYGTTNGAAMRITPVGIAADVSAPQTFIAAVVQACQVTHNTTLGISSAAAVAAVVSAGINGVDLGEALNLGQQIAQQAEEHGHWVAGGRIASRISWARTISVDHDKALLADLLYDVIGTSVASQESVVVSFALAQQVAIGEMNAFDALCMAAGLGGDTDTIAAILGAMLGACLGLESWPAAMIEQVKAVNGLELEPLVQGLLALR
- a CDS encoding GntR family transcriptional regulator, whose protein sequence is MIRQVRFDKKQRVVDELIRRIESGLLEDGFLLPGEHQLAQEFKVSRGTLREALAELKRRKYIATQSGVGSIVTFDGVVLDQRSGWAQALADSGALVNTEVLRLEAVTRPDLLSRFGTDQFITLDRRRRANDGTLVSLERSLMPATGGLESLPRVGLIDNSLTITLAAYGYIGERGDQWIGAEPLNAEDAELLGRPTGTVFLKALRTTYDRQNRFMEQVESLLDPVHFRLHLQFGNTP
- the araH gene encoding L-arabinose ABC transporter permease AraH, with product MTTQNETLPTARKPLDLRRFLDDWAMLAAAIGIFVLCTLLIDNFLSPLNMRGLGLAISTTGIAACTMLYCLASGHFDLSVGSVIACAGVVAAVVMRDTDSVFLGVAAALCMGLIVGLINGIVIAKLRVNALITTLATMQIVRGLAYIFANGKAVGVSQESFFVYGNGQLFGVPVPILITIVCFLFFGWLLNYTTYGRNTMAIGGNQEAALLAGVNVDRTKIIIFAVHGVIGALAGVILASRMTSGQPMIGQGFELTVISACVLGGVSLSGGIGMIRHVIAGVLILAIIENAMNLKNIDTFYQYVIRGSILLLAVVIDRLKQR
- the araG gene encoding L-arabinose ABC transporter ATP-binding protein AraG, with translation MHAQLQTQQDSAGGSLRFNGIGKTFPGVKALDGISFVAHPGQVHALMGENGAGKSTLLKILGGAYTPSSGDLQIGERTMAFKSTADSIASGVAVIHQELHLVPEMTVAENLFLGHLPASFGLINRGALRQQALACLKGLADEIDPQEKVGRLSLGQRQLVEIAKALSRGAHVIAFDEPTSSLSAREIDRLMAIIGRLRDEGKVVLYVSHRMEEVFRICNAVTVFKDGRYVRTFEDMNELTHDQLVTCMVGRDIQDIYDYRPRKRGAVALRVAGLLGPGLREPVSFDAHKGEILGLFGLVGAGRTELFRLFSGLERSTAGRLELRGHELNLRSPRDAIAAGILLCPEDRKKEGIIPLASVAENINISARPAHSGLRCLIRGLWEKDNADKQIKALRVKTPHAGQQIKFLSGGNQQKAILGRWLSMPMKVLLLDEPTRGIDIGAKAEIYQIIHNLAASGISVIVVSSDLMEVMGISDRILVMCEGAMRGELSREQANESNLLQLALPRQRADGVAN
- a CDS encoding substrate-binding domain-containing protein; this encodes MNRRRGIRSLCRVALAVTAVSLSSSLLAAEEVKIGFLVKQAEEPWFQTEWAFAEKAGKDKGFTVIKIAVPDGEKTLSAIDSLAANGAKGFVICPPDVSLGPAIMAKAKLNDLKVIAVDDRFVDASGKFMEDVPYLGMAAFEVGQKQGAAMAAEAKKRNWDWKDTYAVINTFNELDTGKKRTDGSVKALEDAGMPKDHILFSALKTLDVPGSMDATNSALVKLPGAAKNLIIGGMNDNTVLGGVRATESAGFAAANVIGIGINGTDAIGELKKPNSGFFGSMLPSPHIEGYNTAAMMYEWITTGKEPPKYTAMDDVTLITRDNFKQELEKIGLWN
- a CDS encoding SDR family oxidoreductase, with the protein product MAERLSLPAVPEPPKGERLKDKVVLLTGAAQGIGEAIVAAFACQQARLVISDIQGEKVETVAAHWRDRGFDVQAIRADVSSQQDLHAMAKLAVERHGRIDVLVNCAGVNVFRDPLKMTEEDWRRCFAIDLDGAWFGCKAVLPQMIEQGVGSIINIASTHSSHIIPGCFPYPVAKHGLLGLTRALGIEYAPQGIRVNAIAPGYIETQLNIDYWNGFADPHAERQRALDLHPPRRIGQPMEVAMTAVFLASDEAPFINAACITVDGGRSVLYHD
- a CDS encoding SMP-30/gluconolactonase/LRE family protein: MSWTAVTEHRAQLGEGPFWDAPTQALYWVDIIGRQALRLIGANVQIWQMPEHVSAFIPCEQGDALVTLSSGVYRLDLDSPGLEPRLTLLCVADPQPGNRGNEARCDAQGRLWLGTMQNNIGENGEDLPLVRRSGGLFRIDRDARVTPLLRSLGIPNTLLWGDDGTTLYFADSLDATIYRHFIRTDGSLEPAQAWFGPHQRGGPDGSAMDAEGFIWNARWDGSCLLRLTPEGQVDRIIELPISRPTSCVFGGPELKTLYITSAASPLGHPLDGAVLALEVDVPGKRCTRFAG
- a CDS encoding FadR/GntR family transcriptional regulator, with the translated sequence MSSSFHASTVDWLGRRIAAGQVKPGETLKVEADLGEQLGVSRTVIREAIKTLVAKGMLEVGPKVGTRVLPVRRWNLFDPQVVGWLSRSGLPENFVDDLLDLRRTIEPMAVRWACERATVEQVDAILLAYNALERAVSSGVDYNRADRFFHECILAASHNQFIEQMVPALGALLAVSFEVSAADPDELRRTLPTHKEMADAIAGRDSARGVWACMTLIDNADLAIKRFYPQVMADKKAG
- a CDS encoding DUF1285 domain-containing protein, yielding MSGPQKANDLLGQIPKTQGLPPVHLWNPAFCGDIDMRIARDGTWYYLGTPIGRKPMVKLFSTIIRRDGDDYFLVTPVEKVGITVDDAPFVAVTLQVQGEGEAQVLSFTTNVEETTEAGAEHPIRVMIDPATQEPAPYVHVRSNLEALIHRNVFYQMVELAVSREIDGQRWLGVWSGGQFFPIGLEP
- a CDS encoding DUF4823 domain-containing protein, producing MRSLVLLLAVLALGGCMNVSDMAEGTRYHMSDAGLLDHSDSRRVNNLRIQPDSFVYIAQGAFAPPNSAVYPRPNVIAEVAFDGFIEYFPMVRRARAPEGLDEAMGEARAVGAHYLLYTRFAKADDRIGNSDEWLDQEAVDRLGVDTGVIQIMLIETSTQYLIDTARIKSRGGLLTFHDKKPEDLMGPPLEQYARSLLGLSDQ
- a CDS encoding GTP 3',8-cyclase MoaA, with the translated sequence MIVDRQGRRFRNLRISLTSACNYACTYCVPNGKRLVAAQDELSAEAMARGVAYLIEAAGIERLRITGGEPLVSPKLEAFMAAVGQMGLEDISLTTNGQLLAKKLPLLVDAGIRRLNVSLDTLDAGAFRGIARGGDLATVLDGMAQASAAGMKIKVNMVPLRGQNLDQVMPLLDYCLERGYELRFIELMRMGHLASDSNAFLQQFVSLQQLLSLIGEQYEYLQADAPVDATAVRYEIPGQGYFGVIANESVPFCRTCSRLRLSSTGWLHGCLSSSNRHYVGDLLDKPRHQALPALQRLLVKALGDKQDVAFSGGATVMKIIGG